A single window of Streptomyces sudanensis DNA harbors:
- the hemQ gene encoding hydrogen peroxide-dependent heme synthase codes for MSAPEKIPNAGKKAKDLNEVIRYTLWSVFRLREALPQDRAGYAEEVQELFDRLADQDVTIRGTYDLSGLRADADVMIWWHAETSDRLQEAYNLFRRTRLGRALEPVWSNMALHRPAEFNKSHIPAFLADETPRDYVSVYPFVRSYDWYLLPDEDRRRMLADHGKMARGFPDVRANTVASFSLGDYEWILAFEADELYRIVDLMRHLRASEARRHVREEVPFFTGRRKDVADLVAGLA; via the coding sequence ATGAGTGCGCCCGAGAAGATCCCGAACGCCGGCAAGAAGGCGAAGGACCTCAACGAGGTCATCCGCTACACCCTGTGGTCCGTCTTCAGGCTGCGCGAGGCCCTGCCGCAGGACCGCGCCGGCTACGCCGAGGAGGTCCAGGAGCTGTTCGACCGGCTCGCGGACCAGGACGTCACGATCCGCGGCACCTACGACCTGTCCGGTCTGCGCGCCGACGCCGACGTGATGATCTGGTGGCACGCCGAGACCTCCGACCGGCTCCAGGAGGCGTACAACCTCTTCCGCCGCACCCGGCTCGGCCGCGCGCTGGAACCGGTGTGGTCGAACATGGCGCTGCACCGCCCCGCCGAGTTCAACAAGTCGCACATCCCGGCCTTCCTCGCGGACGAGACGCCGCGCGACTACGTGAGCGTCTACCCCTTCGTGCGCTCCTACGACTGGTACCTGCTGCCCGACGAGGACCGCCGCCGCATGCTCGCCGACCACGGCAAGATGGCCCGCGGCTTCCCCGACGTCCGCGCCAACACGGTCGCGTCGTTCTCGCTCGGCGACTACGAGTGGATCCTCGCGTTCGAGGCGGACGAGCTGTACCGCATCGTGGACCTCATGCGGCACCTGCGCGCCAGCGAGGCCCGCAGGCACGTCCGCGAGGAGGTCCCCTTCTTCACGGGCCGCCGCAAGGACGTGGCGGACCTGGTGGCCGGACTGGCCTGA